A genomic stretch from Astatotilapia calliptera chromosome 4, fAstCal1.2, whole genome shotgun sequence includes:
- the gaa gene encoding lysosomal alpha-glucosidase produces the protein MGLLSHFTVAVLLFAFSLLACLFMNRFFTSEARRQIGSVRDEQHDITAHGRLVYNPAKPQNNSSRGIHPERSQKCNISRGSECAMAPESRFDCGRDKLLSQSECEDRGCCYAPLLDSAGPPWCFYPRVYPGYKMGPLIPTPRGQGATLTRASPSYLPKDISTLRLDDIQETADCFHLTLKDPSSQRYEVHLPGGVPQSKANTQSVLYTTEYQSDPFGFMVRRKSNGRVIMNTTVAPLLFADQYLQLSITLASSFVSGLGEHYTSLLLDLNWTSLTLWNRDMAPHADANLYGSHPFYIVQEEDGLAHGVFLLNSNAIEVILQPTPALTWVSTGGILDFYIFLGPDPQSVIRQYLQIIGYPMMPSYWSLGFHLCRWGYTTTNTTRKVAQSMHDENFPMDVQWNDLDYANKRRVFTFDPWRFGDLPEMVEEFHKRGMKYILILDPGISSSSTPGMYPPFDDGLKRDVFIKNATGQILIGKVWPGPTAFPDFTNPDTRQWWEDCIRDFHSKVPVDGLWIDMNEPASFVQGSVEGCPDSDLENPPYTPSVVGGRLNSGTLCMSARQKMSFHYNLHNLYGLTEAYATHSALLKIRRKRPFVLSRSSFPGIGRFSGVWTGDVRSDWEQLRFSIPAVLQFSLFGVPLVGADICGFGGNTTEELCVRWMQLGAFYPFMRNHNDKPNAAQEPYVFGQRAQAAMRSALYLRYSLLPFLYTLFHHAHASAETVARPLFMEFPNDPNSRTIDKQFLWGSSLLISPVLEQGAVELAAYLPPATWYSLHNGQPFYSKGQFLLLPAPLDTINVHVREGHIIPQQEPALTTTASRNNPFFLTVALSAGGWARGDLFWDDGESVDTFEMQNYCYVIFSAEQSQVVSNPLKLNGALDSLVLGGLQVFGVPSPPRYILANGEKVRDFTYRTDTKVLAVTSLTLPMSEVFTVQWVL, from the exons ATGGGTCTGTTGTCTCACTTCACTGTAGCCGTGCTCCTCTTCGCATTTTCTTTATTAGCTTGTTTGTTCATGAACCGCTTTTTCACCAGTGAAGCCCGACGACAGATTGGGTCAGTTCGGGATGAGCAACATGACATCACGGCACATGGACGGCTTGTTTATAATCCCGCAAAGCCACAGAACAATTCAAGTCGGGGTATACACCCTGAAAGATCCCAGAAATGTAATATTTCCAGAGGCAGTGAATGCGCCATGGCCCCAGAGAGTCGGTTTGACTGTGGCAGGGACAAACTGCTCAGCCAGAGCGAGTGTGAGGACAGGGGATGCTGCTACGCCCCTCTGCTTGACTCCGCAGGACCACCCTGGTGCTTTTACCCCCGTGTGTATCCTGGCTATAAAATGGGACCCCTCATACCTACTCCTCGGGGTCAGGGTGCCACACTAACTCGTGCCAGCCCCTCCTACCTCCCCAAAGATATCTCCACTCTAAGACTAGATGACATTCAAGAGACAGCAGACTGTTTCCACCTAACA ttAAAGGACCCATCATCTCAGCGGTATGAAGTTCATCTGCCAGGCGGTGTTCCTCAGAGCAAAGCCAATACACAGAGTGTCCTCTATACCACTGAATACCAGTCTGACCCATTTGGCTTTATGGTGCGACGGAAATCCAATGGAAGGGTGAT TATGAACACCACAGTTGCTCCTCTGCTGTTTGCTGACCAGTACCTGCAGCTGTCTATCACACTGGCCTCTTCTTTTGTGTCTGGCCTTGGGGAACATTACACCTCTCTCCTCTTGGATCTAAACTGGACTTCCCTGACTCTCTGGAATAGAGACATGGCACCTCAT GCTGATGCCAACCTCTATGGCTCCCACCCATTTTACATAGTACAGGAAGAGGATGGCTTAGCACATGGAGTTTTCCTTCTAAATAGCAATGCAATTG AGGTGATTCTACAGCCGACCCCTGCTCTCACCTGGGTGTCCACCGGTGGAATCCTGGATTTCTACATTTTCTTGGGTCCTGACCCTCAAAGTGTTATACGACAGTACCTTCAGATCATTG GTTATCCTATGATGCCTTCTTATTGGTCGCTGGGCTTTCATCTGTGCCGCTGGGGTTACACGACCACTAATACGACCCGAAAGGTTGCACAAAGCATGCATGATGAAAACTTTCCGATG GATGTACAATGGAATGACCTGGATTACGCAAACAAGCGAAGGGTATTCACCTTTGACCCCTGGAGATTCGGGGATCTGCCAGAAATGGTGGAGGAGTTTCACAAGAGAGGCATGAAGTACATCCTTATTCTG GACCCAGGgataagcagcagcagcaccccaGGAATGTACCCTCCCTTTGATGATGGACTTAAAAGAGATGTCTTTATCAAAAACGCTACAGGGCAAATCCTGATAGGGAAG GTTTGGCCAGGCCCAACAGCCTTTCCTGACTTCACGAACCCAGACACCAGACAATGGTGGGAAGACTGCATCAGAGATTTTCACTCTAAAGTTCCTGTAGATGGTCTCTGGATT GATATGAACGAACCAGCCAGTTTTGTGCAGGGCTCGGTGGAGGGCTGTCCTGACAGTGACCTTGAGAACCCACCATACACACCAA GTGTCGTTGGAGGACGGTTAAACTCAGGAACCCTCTGTATGTCGGCTCGGCAGAAGATGTCATTTCACTACAACCTGCACAATCTTTACGGACTCACAGAAGCTTATGCAACACACAG TGCTTTGCTGAAGATACGGAGGAAGAGACCCTTTGTGCTGTCACGCTCCTCTTTCCCCGGCATCGGACGCTTTTCTGGAGTGTGGACAGGAGATGTCAGGAGTGACTGGGAGCAGCTCAGATTCTCAATTCCTG CGGTGCTGCAGTTCAGCCTGTTCGGGGTCCCTCTGGTGGGAGCGGACATATGCGGCTTTGGAGGCAACACCACTGAGGAGTTGTGCGTTCGGTGGATGCAGCTTGGGGCCTTCTACCCATTTATGAGGAACCACAATGACAAGCCCAATGCT GCTCAAGAGCCCTATGTGTTTGGGCAGCGGGCCCAGGCAGCCATGCGGAGTGCGCTGTATCTCCGTTACTCCCTACTGCCGTTCCTTTACACACTCTTCCACCATGCACACGCCTCTGCTGAAACTGTGGCCAGACCTCTATTCATGGA GTTTCCCAATGACCCTAACAGTCGGACCATAGACAAACAGTTCCTGTGGGGGAGTTCACTTCTTATTAGTCCAGTTTTAGAGCAAGGGGCTGTAGAACTGGCTGCATACCTGCCCCCCGCCACTTGGTACAGCCTGCACAAT GGTCAGCCTTTCTACAGTAAAGGGCAGTTCCTGCTCCTGCCAGCTCCTCTGGACACCATCAATGTTCATGTGAGGGAAGGACACATCATTCCCCAGCAG GAGCCTGCTTTGACAACCACAGCCTCACGCAACAACCCTTTCTTCCTGACTGTGGCGCTGTCAGCGGGCGGCTGGGCCCGGGGCGACTTGTTTTGGGATGATGGCGAGAGCGTCGACACTTTTGAAATGCAAAATTATTGCTACGTTATCTTCTCTGCTGAACAG TCTCAGGTTGTGAGTAACCCTCTAAAGCTGAATGGGGCACTGGACAGTCTGGTGCTGGGAGGGCTGCAGGTTTTCGGGGTGCCTTCACCACCTCGCTACATTTTAGCAAATGGGGAGAAAGTCAGGGACTTTACATATCGCACTGACACCAAG GTTTTAGCAGTGACTAGTCTGACCTTACCCATGTCAGAAGTGTTTACGGTCCAGTGGGTTCTCTAA